One part of the Anopheles coustani chromosome 2, idAnoCousDA_361_x.2, whole genome shotgun sequence genome encodes these proteins:
- the LOC131262164 gene encoding CD109 antigen yields MKGTRHPTARSGARTLLCCLVLSQSLLLTLAQQLQPQSNDVNRYNPQDPFGSSRQQYNPQQYDPNSRTNQGLGSPTSGSNNPRDYYGNNQDTNSIDGNRVGLDGNRNVVFQTTTPRTYFNRQTSPRSRGGSSFNNPFVSDFAAGNQFSRGITYFIVASKMVRPGQVYKVSVSVLESHLALSVRASISRDGVELSSETKPITVGVPETLLMRVPPTSVVGEYKLRIEGSYDKNFGGYVFANETKLIFSQRSMTIFVQTDKPVYMQGELVRFRAIPITTELKGFDREMDVYMLDPAGHIMRRWLSRQSNQGSVSLQYQLADQPVFGAWKIRIEAQGQIEETQFQVEEYYQTRFEVNVTMPAFFFTTEEFIHGRIMANFTNGTPVKGNLTLKATIRPVGFFNPEAINQMNRVGNLGRLNNNNQENIPYYLLKSNPELYGNNNPQNSFTSQIGREQAGYDGTQDTRGGNYDGRFTSNSYQDSYVVERHLDFNEEWPFWIKKPIDTAEQWDSWTNTYREELPYLRFFNGTYHFRFPMRELARLVPNLSGMEILFTARVGERYYNEIVEGYAMTRVYNSSIRIAFLGDSPQVFKPSMPFSVFLIAEYHDGSPIPLDEFNAGRMEVSGTIESRASGGRSTLEPRILTMSQNPGVWEMKIDIRNDLRLENTKQTNEFLNEIQSMRLTANFIAPLDERSSYERGATPERASTELLLLSHFSPNNHNIKVYTSTTDAKVGEYITLHVQSNFYVKDFHYLVMSKGIILITGHENVEGGGVKTMSITLSAEMAPAATIVVWHIGRYGKLLSDSLTFPVNGISRNNFTVFINNRKARTGEKVEVAIYGEPGSYVGLSAIDNAFYTMQAGNELTYANVITKMLSFDEHTNGTFKKTWVSHNGDPDELVYYPASTFGIDANRTFEYAGLVVFTDGVVPMRPTLCDQSLNYSECLNGRCYRMDKRCDGYMDCEDGTDEAGCDARNETLLIEFRKYRFNRILRHYQNVWLWKDVNIGPHGRFIFNLEVPQVPALWSVSAFGISGTRGYGMIRRPLEYVGVQPFFINVEMPTVCHQGEQVGIRVAVFNYQTVDIEATVVLHSSPDYQFVHVEEDGIVRSYNPRTSYGEHQFYIYLNAQDSTNVYLPIVPSRLGEIEVTIHASTLLGAHQISRKILVEADGLVQHRHHSILLDLRTRPLLVQYMHVNVTETPIIPYEIDRYYVFGSNRARISVVGDSVGTIFPTMPVNASSLLTLPMDSAEQNMFSFAANFYTIKYMRASTLRDKRVERQAFHFMNILYQRQLSYLTESGAFSLFRSDWNQSAPSVWLTAYCAQVFGEVAGLYEYENFIFIDPYMIQKNMAWLLRHQKDDGSFWEVTWLPDRKANSSGFFSRNEAVREKNITLTAHVLLTLTTVNLPAGRLASRVALAQQRALQYLQRNLATIKEAGSPYEISIVAYALMIAKAPKAEAAFTMLAEKMRTIGEFNYWGNDEVPLPPTKLENQRYFSLPRLPYKYDSLNIQTTAYALLTYVSRQEIQVDPIVAWLNAQRLTDGGWASSQDTGLAMKALTEYSTRNRVANVTELAIEVEATSLPGETRKLHITRKTIGQGQYLEVPNAWGTVRVLATGTGYAILQMHVEYSVDTYKFQTEPPVPAFELTTSTLFHGRNQSHISYVICQRWIYTEESIRSGMAVLDVAVPTGYMIQQQKLDSYILSQRVRNLQRARFQERKVLFYFDYLDDEFVCVNFTLERWMPVANMSRYLPIRVYDYYAPERFNETIFDSLQTYLLNICEVCGSSQCPYCSIYNLAVRAPVSAVLMLLAGLAVIARHYRIVNPNSWIFWND; encoded by the exons ATGAAAGGCACACGGCATCCGACCGCCCGGTCGGGTGCGAGGACACTCCTCTGCTGTCTAGTGCTTTCCCAAAGCCTTCTTCTAACCCTCGCCCAACAGTTACAACCACAGTCGAACGATGTCAACCGCTACAACCCTCAGGATCCGTTCGGCAGCAGCCGGCAACAGTACAACCCTCAGCAGTACGATCCGAACTCGCGAACCAACCAAGGCCTAGGATCGCCAACATCCGGCTCGAACAATCCACGCGATTACTACGGCAACAATCAGGACACGAACAGCATCGACGGGAACCGGGTGGGGTTGGATGGAAACCGTAACGTCGTGTTCCAGACGACCACTCCGCGGACGTACTTCAACCGCCAGACGTCACCCCGGTCGCGTGGCGGAAGTTCGTTCAACAACCCGTTCGTGAGCGACTTCGCCGCGGGGAATCAGTTCTCGCGAGGCATCACCTACTTCATCGTCGCCTCGAAGATGGTACGACCGGGACAGGTGTACAAGGTGTCGGTATCGGTGCTCGAGTCGCACCTGGCACTGAGCGTACGGGCCAGTATTTCCCGGGACGGGGTCGAGCTGAGCAGCGAAACGAAGCCGATCACGGTCGGTGTGCCGGAAACGCTGCTGATGCGCGTCCCACCGACGAGCGTCGTCGGCGAGTACAAGCTGCGCATCGAAGGATCGTACGATAAGAACTTTGGCGGGTACGTGTTCGCGAACGAGACGAAGCTCATCTTCTCCCAGCGCTCGATGACCATCTTCGTGCAGACGGACAAACCGGTGTACATGCAGGGTGAGCTGGTGCGCTTCCGGGCGATCCCGATCACGACCGAGCTGAAGGGTTTCGACCGCGAGATGGACGTGTACATGCTCGATCCGGCTGGCCACATCATGCGCCGGTGGTTGTCGCGCCAGTCGAACCAGGGCTCAGTTAGCTTGCAGTATCAGCTGGCCGATCAGCCCGTGTTCGGCGCGTGGAAGATTCGCATCGAGGCGCAGGGTCAGATCGAGGAGACGCAGTTCCAGGTGGAGGAGTACTATCAGACGCGCTTCGAGGTGAACGTCACCATGCCGGCGTTCTTCTTCACCACCGAGGAGTTCATCCACGGGCGCATTATGGCCAACTTTACCAACGGCACGCCGGTGAAGGGCAATCTTACGCTGAAGGCGACGATCCGCCCGGTCGGTTTCTTCAACCCGGAAGCGATCAACCAGATGAACCGCGTAGGAAATCTCGGTCGGCTGAACAATAACAACCAGGAGAACATACCATACTATCTGCTCAAGTCCAACCCGGAGCTGTACGGCAACAACAACCCGCAGAACAGTTTCACCAGTCAGATCGGTCGCGAACAGGCCGGCTACGATGGCACGCAGGACACCAGAGGCGGTAACTACGACGGACGGTTCACATCGAACAGCTACCAGGACTCGTACGTCGTCGAGCGGCACCTGGACTTTAACGAGGAGTGGCCCTTCTGGATCAAGAAACCGATCGACACGGCGGAACAGTGGGATTCGTGGACCAACACGTACCGGGAGGAACTACCATACCTGCGGTTCTTCAACGGCACGTATCACTTCCGCTTCCCGATGCGCGAGCTGGCCCGGCTGGTGCCAAATCTGTCCGGCATGGAGATCTTGTTTACGGCACGCGTTGGCGAGCGGTATTACAACGAAATCGTCGAGGGGTACGCCATGACGCGCGTCTACAATTCATCCATTCGAATCGCTTTCCTTGGAGATTCACCACAG GTCTTCAAACCATCGATGCCGTTCAGCGTGTTCTTGATCGCCGAATACCACGATGGATCACCAATCCCACTGGACGAGTTCAACGCTGGCCGGATGGAGGTGTCGGGCACCATCGAAAGCCGTGCGTCCGGTGGCCGCAGCACACTGGAACCGCGCATTCTCACGATGTCACAGAATCCGGGCGTGTGGGAAATGAAAATCGACATCCGCAACGATCTGCGGCTCGAGAACACGAAGCAAACGAACGAATTTCTCAACGAAATACAATCGATGCGGCTTACGGCCAACTTTATCGCCCCACTAGACGAGCGGTCCTCGTACGAGCGAGGGGCCACACCGGAGCGGGCTTCAACGGAGCTGCTCCTACTGTCGCACTTTAGCCCAAACAACCATAATATCAAGGTATACACGAGCACCACCGATGCGAAGGTCGGCGAATACATTACGCTGCACGTGCAGAGCAACTTCTACGTGAAGGACTTCCACTATCTCGTCATGTCGAAGGGCATAATTCTGATAACGGGCCACGAGAACGTGGAGGGTGGCGGTGTGAAGACGATGTCGATTACGCTGAGCGCCGAAATGGCACCGGCGGCCACGATCGTCGTGTGGCACATCGGGCGCTACGGGAAACTCCTGTCGGACAGTCTCACCTTCCCGGTGAACGGTATTTCGCGGAACAATTTCACCGTGTTCATCAACAACCGAAAGGCGCGCACCGGGGAGAAGGTGGAGGTGGCCATCTACGGTGAACCGGGCTCGTACGTGGGACTTTCCGCGATCGATAACGCGTTCTACACGATGCAGGCTGGCAACGAGCTGACGTACGCGAACGTCATCACGAAGATGCTTTCGTTCGACGAGCACACGAACGGGACGTTCAAGAAAACGTGGGTTTCACACAATGGCGATCCGGATGAGCTCGTGTACTATCCGGCCTCAACGTTCGGAATCGACGCGAACAGGACGTTTGAGTATGCTGGGTTGGTGGTGTTTACGGATGGCGTGGTTCCGATGCGTCCAACCCTGTGCGATCAGTCGTTAAACTACAGCGAGTGCTTGAACGGACGCTGCTACCGAATGGACAAACGGTGCGATGGGTATATGGATTGCGAGGACGGTACGGATGAGGCCGGCTGTGACGCGCGTAACGAAACGCTGCTGATCGAGTTCCGCAAGTATCGCTTCAACCGCATCCTGCGTCACTATCAGAACGTGTGGCTTTGGAAGGATGTCAACATTGGGCCACACGGTCGGTTCATCTTCAACCTGGAGGTACCTCAGGTGCCGGCACTCTGGTCGGTGTCCGCGTTCGGTATCAGTGGGACGCGCGGGTACGGGATGATCCGCCGCCCGCTCGAGTACGTCGGAGTGCAGCCGTTCTTCATCAACGTCGAAATGCCAACGGTGTGTCATCAGGGCGAGCAGGTCGGCATTCGTGTGGCCGTATTCAATTACCAGACGGTGGACATTGAAGCGACTGTGGTACTGCACAGCTCGCCGGACTATCAGTTCGTGCACGTCGAAGAGGATGGCATCGTGCGATCGTACAATCCGCGCACCTCCTACGGTGAGCATCAGTTCTACATCTACCTGAACGCACAAGACTCCACGAACGTGTACCTACCGATCGTACCGTCCCGGCTCGGCGAGATCGAGGTCACGATCCACGCCTCAACGTTGCTCGGTGCGCATCAGATCAGCCGTAAGATTCTGGTCGAAGCGGACGGGCTCGTGCAGCACCGGCATCACTCGATTCTGCTCGATCTGCGCACTCGGCCACTGCTGGTGCAGTACATGCACGTGAACGTCACCGAAACACCAATCATTCCGTACGAAATCGATCGCTACTACGTGTTCGGCTCGAATCGGGCCCGCATCTCCGTCGTCGGTGACTCGGTGGGAACCATCTTCCCGACGATGCCCGTCAACGCTAGCTCGCTGCTGACACTGCCGATGGATTCGGCCGAGCAGAACATGTTCAGCTTTGCGGCCAACTTCTACACCATCAAGTACATGCGTGCCAGTACGCTGCGGGACAAGCGGGTCGAGCGGCAGGCGTTCCACTTCATGAACATTCTCTACCAGCGCCAGCTGAGCTATCTCACCGAGAGCGGCGCGTTCTCGCTGTTCCGCTCGGACTGGAACCAGTCGGCACCGTCCGTCTGGCTGACGGCGTACTGTGCGCAGGTGTTCGGCGAGGTGGCCGGCCTGTACGAGTACGAAAACTTTATCTTCATCGATCCGTACATGATACAGAAGAACATGGCCTGGTTGCTGCGCCACCAGAAGGACGATGGTTCGTTCTGGGAAGTCACCTGGCTGCCCGATCGGAAGGCAAACAGTTCCGGGTTCTTCTCGCGTAACGAGGCGGTGCGGGAGAAAAATATCACACTGACTGCGCACGTCCTTCTAACGCTGACCACCGTTAATCTTCCGGCGGGG AGATTGGCATCACGGGTTGCACTGGCGCAGCAAAGGGCATTACAGTACTTGCAGCGTAATCTAGCGACGATAAAGGAAGCGGGTTCACCATACGAGATTTCGATCGTCGCGTACGCCCTCATGATAGCGAAGGCTCCGAAAGCGGAGGCAGCTTTCACAATGCTGGCGGAAAAAATGCGGACAATCG GTGAATTTAACTACTGGGGTAACGATGAGGTGCCATTGCCACCGACAAAGCTGGAAAATCAGCGTTACTTTTCACTGCCCCGGTTGCCTTACAAATATGACTCGCTGAACATACAGACCACGGCCTATGCGCTCCTTACGTACGTCTCTCGCCAGGAGATTCAAGTCGATCCGATCGTGGCGTGGTTGAACGCACAGCGTCTTACCGACGGCGGTTGGGCTTCCAGTCAGGACACGGGGCTAGCGATGAAGGCCCTTACCGAGTACAGTACGCGCAATCGTGTGGCAAACGTTACGGAGCTAGCGATCGAAGTGGAGGCCACCTCACTGCCCGGGGAAACTCGAAAACTTCACATCACACGCAAAACCATCGGCCAAGGACAGTACTTGGAG GTGCCCAACGCTTGGGGTACAGTGCGAGTGCTCGCCACGGGAACGGGTTACGCCATCCTGCAGATGCACGTCGAGTACTCGGTGGACACGTACAAGTTCCAGACGGAACCGCCGGTTCCAGCGTTCGAGCTTACCACCAGCACTCTGTTCCACGGAAGGAATCAGTCTCACATTAGCTACGTCATTTGTCAGAG ATGGATCTACACGGAAGAATCAATCCGTTCCGGCATGGCAGTGCTGGATGTGGCCGTACCGACTGGGTACATGATCCAGCAGCAGAAACTGGACTCGTACATTCTTAGTCAGCGTGTCCGTAATCTTCAGCGGGCTCGGTTCCAGGAGCGTAAAGTGCTCTTCTACTTTGACTAT TTGGACGACGAATTCGTGTGCGTAAACTTTACGCTCGAAAGGTGGATGCCGGTTGCCAATATGTCCCGCTACTTGCCAATACGGGTCTACGATTACTATGCACCAG AACGATTCAATGAGACGATCTTCGATTCGCTCCAAACGTATCTGCTAAACATCTGTGAAGTGTGCGGCAGCTCCCAGTGTCCGTACTGTTCGATCTACAATCTGGCCGTGCGGGCACCGGTTTCGGCCGTGCTGATGCTGCTCGCAGGGCTCGCGGTCATCGCACGCCACTACCGAATAGTGAACCCGAACAGTTGGATCTTCTGGAACGACTAA
- the LOC131262173 gene encoding geranylgeranyl transferase type-1 subunit beta, producing MDSNVEGDDVEFQKHAKYFKRFLNILPERLASHDSTRVTIAFFAVSGLDVLNSLDLLPDTFQQDIINWIYKLQVVPKPGERAYGGIQGSSTFDVVGTPETCGLRLFRWGHLAITYTGIAILVALGDDLSRLNRKAIVEGVAAVQRDDGSFSATIEGSEHDMRFVYCAAAICAMMNDWGRVDRKKMADYILKSIRYDYGISQHYEMESHGGTTFCAIAALQLSGQLHLLTPETREKIIRWLVFRQQDGFQGRPNKPVDTCYSFWIAATLKILNAFELTNYRDNRDYVLSTQDATIGGFSKWPHAYTDPFHTYFGLCGLSFLGEPGLQEVVPSLNISMRAYRRLQELQRNWSLLEDGLASANGEVTVHIE from the exons ATGGATAGCAACGTGGAAGGGGACGATGTCGAGTTTCAAAAGCACGCCAAATACTTCAAACGGTTCCTAAATATCCTTCCCGAGCGGTTAGCTTCTCACGACTCGACGAG AGTAACGATCGCCTTTTTCGCCGTCAGCGGACTGGATGTGTTGAACTCGCTCGATTTGCTGCCGGACACCTTCCAGCAGGACATTATCAATTGGATCTACAAACTGCAGGTAGTGCCGAAACCGGGCGAGCGGGCCTATGGGGGAATTCAGGGTTCGAGTACGTTCGACGTGGTTGGCACACCGGAGACCTGCGGATTGAGGCTGTTCCGATGGGGCCACTTGGCGATCACATATACCGGCATCGCAATTCTCGTTGCTCTGGGCGACGATCTTTCGCGATTGAATCGTAAAGCGATCGTAGAAGGCGTTGCGGCGGTACAACGGGACGACGGTAGCTTCAGTGCGACGATCGAAGGAAGCGAGCACGATATGCGGTTCGTGTACTGTGCGGCTGCCATATGCGCCATGATGAACGATTGGGGCCGGGTGGATCGGAAAAAGATGGCCGACTATATCCTCAAGAGCATT CGGTACGACTACGGCATCAGCCAGCACTACGAAATGGAATCGCACGGTGGTACAACGTTCTGTGCCATCGCGGCACTACAGTTGAGCGGCCAACTGCACCTACTAACGCCCGAGACGCGGGAAAAGATCATCCGGTGGCTCGTGTTCCGGCAGCAGGATGGTTTCCAGGGCCGTCCAAACAAACCGGTCGACACGTGCTACTCCTTCTGGATTGCGGCAACGCTCAAAATTCTAAACGCTTTCGAATTGACCAACTACCGCGACAACCGAGACTACGTTCTCTCGACGCAGGATGCCACCATCGGCGGGTTCTCCAAGTGGCCGCACGCCTACACCGACCCATTCCACACGTACTTCGGACTGTGCGGGCTAAGCTTTCTGGGCGAACCCGGCCTGCAGGAGGTCGTACCGAGCCTGAACATATCGATGCGTGCCTACCGAAGGTTACAAGAGCTACAGCGCAACTGGAGCCTCCTGGAGGACGGTTTGGCGTCCGCCAACGGTGAGGTGACGGTGCACATCGAATAG
- the LOC131262177 gene encoding large ribosomal subunit protein uL24m — MRLTALLQKVGDMSKKFSNFPDSYVKRSMEQVYWKTPRGKPQYLPRTVERKKFRFTTNRPWTGQFRQQNMPGTIRKKVFIEPIANWSFFRGDRVEVLVGKDKGKQGIVSQVIQERNWVIVSGLNCHLRKVADEKDYPGIMIKSESPLLVTNQVQLVDPSDLQGTPIEWRYTEDGEKVRVSTRTGRIIPIPKSNEETHDYKTKGTYIEREKDTPADVVKEISFQPALCTFEMDIMREQGIEEDRVPLKTYWY; from the exons atgcgTTTAACCGCGCTGCTACAGAAGGTTGGGGATATGTCCAAAAAGTTCTCCAACTTTCCCGACTCCTACGTGAAACGATCAATGGAGCAG GTATATTGGAAAACACCACGCGGTAAGCCACAGTATTTGCCCCGGACGGTCGAGAGGAAAAAGTTTCGCTTCACCACCAACCGACCATGGACGGGCCAGTTCCGGCAGCAGAATATGCCCGGCACCATCCGGAAGAAAGTCTTCATCGAACCGATCGCCAACTGGAGCTTCTTCCGCGGTGACCGGGTCGAGGTGCTGGTTGGAAAGGACAAGGGCAAGCAGGGCATCGTAAGTCAGGTGATACAGGAGCGCAACTGGGTGATCGTGAGCGGTCTCAACTGTCATCTGCGCAAGGTGGCCGACGAGAAGGACTACCCGGGCATCATGATCAAATCGGAAAGCCCACTGCTAGTGACGAACCAGGTGCAGCTGGTCGATCCGTCCGATCTGCAGGGAACACCAATCGAGTGGCGGTACACGGAGGACGGCGAAAAGGTGAGGGTATCGACGCGCACCGGGCGTATTATTCCGATTCCGAAGTCGAACGAGGAAACGCACGACTACAAAACCAAGGGCACGTACATCGAGCGGGAAAAGGACACACCGGCCGATGTGGTGAAGGAAATCTCGTTTCAACCGGCACTGTGCACCTTCGAGATGGACATAATGAGAGAGCAGGGCATCGAGGAGGATCGGGTACCGCTCAAGACGTACTGGTACTAG
- the LOC131264012 gene encoding UDP-glycosyltransferase UGT5-like, producing MGPGVILKAALLLLCGSLVLADGYKILFLVPFPGPSHWLMLKHFIRELTERQHEVTCITAFKFGEPLPNYEEIYIDPPYPIRETFPVEGLFASSQTSDFDKLFMYWELGLNTSRHGLQTENVRQFIARRDLHFDLIIAEQFFQESWLMFAHKFNAPIVTISTYGYSDFFDSMMGLQTPWSFVPHMVLSYEDDMSYAERSYNAILSLFDYFYRTFVYLPDTDKVAQEAFAELAAERGPLPSVEELQKSVSVILVNSHPILNAARPTIRGLVNIAGAHIRAPKPLPDDLRKFMDEAPHGVIYFSLGAYMQSSVMPVEKRDAILEVFGTLQQRVVWKFEDDTKIGNVPPNVMIRKWAPQNDILAHKNTILFISHGGQFGTFEAMHHGVPTLFMPFFGDQNRNADRAIRMGFARKMLFVDITVEAFGGNIAAMLTDKRYYSRAKEISRLFTDRIVEPMNESIYWIEYVARHGGAAHLKSKAVNLSWFQYYMLDVFLLPPLLIWLVFRTTKEKRYRGRRRR from the exons ATGGGGCCCGGTGTGATTCTCAAGGCTGCGCTTCTGTTGCTCTGTGGCTCGCTAGTGCTCGCCGATGGGTACAAAATACTTTTCCTGGTACCGTTTCCCGGCCCAAGCCATTGGCTGATGCTGAAGCATTTCATCCGGGAGCTTACGGAACGGCAACATGAGGTGACGTGCATTACCGCGTTCAAGTTTGGCGAACCGCTGCCAAACTACGAGGAAATATACATCGATCCACCGTATCCGATTCGGGAGACTT TTCCCGTCGAGGGACTGTTCGCATCGAGTCAAACGAGTGACTTCGATAAGCTCTTCATGTACTGGGAGTTGGGCTTGAACACGAGCCGGCACGGTTTGCAGACGGAAAACGTGCGTCAATTCATCGCCCGGCGTGACCTtcacttcgacctgatcatcGCGGAACAGTTCTTCCAAGAAAGTTGGCTCATGTTTGCGCACAAGTTCAACGCACCGATCGTCACGATCAGCACGTACGGTTATTCCGACTTTTTCGATAGCATGATGGGCCTCCAGACACCGTGGTCCTTCGTCCCGCACATGGTCCTTTCGTACGAGGACGACATGAGCTATGCGGAGCGATCGTACAACGCGATACTCTCACTGTTTGACTACTTCTACCGTACCTTCGTTTACCTGCCGGACACGGATAAGGTGGCGCAGGAAGCGTTTGCCGAGCTGGCCGCAGAACGTGGCCCACTGCCGAGTGTGGAGGAGCTGCAGAAATCGGTCTCGGTCATTCTCGTCAATAGTCACCCGATCCTGAACGCCGCCCGCCCGACCATTCGAGGGTTGGTGAACATCGCCGGGGCACACATTCGCGCACCGAAACCACTGCCCGATGATTTGCGCAAATTTATGGACGAGGCACCGCACGGTGTTATCTACTTTTCGCTCGGTGCGTACATGCAAAGTTCGGTCATGCCGGTGGAGAAACGGGACGCGATACTGGAGGTGTTCGGGACGCTCCAGCAGcgggtggtttggaagtttgAAGACGATACCAAAATCGGCAACGTCCCACCGAACGTGATGATTCGCAAGTGGGCCCCGCAGAACGATATTCTGGCGCACAAAAACACCATCCTCTTTATCTCCCACGGTGGCCAGTTCGGTACGTTCGAGGCGATGCATCACGGTGTGCCGACACTGTTTATGCCCTTCTTTGGCGATCAGAACCGAAACGCGGACCGTGCCATTCGAATGGGTTTCGCTCGGAAGATGCTGTTTGTGGACATTACGGTGGAAGCGTTCGGTGGGAACATTGCGGCCATGCTGACGGATAAGCGGTATTACAGTAGGGCGAAGGAAATCTCTCGACTGTTTACTGACCGGATCGTCGAACCGATGAACGAATCGATCTACTGGATAGAGTATGTCGCCCGGCATGGCGGTGCGGCCCACCTGAAATCGAAAGCGGTTAATCTGTCCTGGTTCCAGTACTATATGCTCGACGTGTTTCTACTGCCACCGCTGCTGATTTGGCTGGTGTTTCGAACGACGAAAGAGAAGCGCTACAGAGGCAGAAGGCGTCGTTAA